A single Pan paniscus chromosome 21, NHGRI_mPanPan1-v2.0_pri, whole genome shotgun sequence DNA region contains:
- the SLC2A10 gene encoding solute carrier family 2, facilitated glucose transporter member 10 isoform X2 has protein sequence MGHPPPVLPLCASVSLLGGLTFGYELAVISGALLPLQLDFGLSCLEQEFLVGSLLLGALLASLVGGFLIDCYGRKQAILGSNLVLLAGSLTLGLAGSLAWLVLGRAVVGFAISLSSMACCIYVSELVGPRQRGVLVSLYEAGITVGILLSYALNYALAGTPWGWRHMFGWATAPAVLQSLSLLFLPAGTDETAAHKDLIPLQGGEAPKLGPGRPRYSFLDLFRARDNMRGRTTVGLGLVLFQQLTGQPNVLCYASTIFSSVGFHGGSSAVLASVGLGAVKVAATLTAMGLVDRAGRRALLLAGCALMALSVSGIGLVSFAVPMDSGPSCLAVPNATGQTGLPGDSGLLQDSSLPPIPRTNEDQREPILSTAKKTKPHPRSGDPSAPPRLALSSALPGPPPPARGHALLRWTALLCLMVFVSAFSFGFGPVTWLVLSEIYPVEIRGRAFAFCNSFNWAANLFISLSFLDLIDGKIHPYPVQPGSQKTRTSPTAFQPVALPAGDRSSWSWEAA, from the exons GCCACCCCCCACCTGTCCTGCCTTTGTGTGCCTCTGTGTCTTTGCTGGGTGGCCTGACCTTTGGTTATGAACTGGCAGTCATATCAGGTGCGCTGCTGCCACTGCAGCTTGACTTTGGGCTAAGCTGCTTGGAGCAGGAGTTCCTGGTGGGCAGCCTGCTCCTGGGGGCTCTCCTCGCCTCCCTGGTTGGTGGCTTCCTCATTGACTGCTATGGCAGGAAGCAAGCCATCCTCGGGAGCAACTTGGTGCTGCTGGCAGGCAGCCTGACCCTGGGCCTGGCTGGTTCCCTGGCCTGGCTGGTCCTGGGCCGCGCTGTGGTTGGCTTTGCCATTTCCCTCTCCTCCATGGCTTGCTGTATCTACGTGTCAGAGCTGGTGGGGCCACGGCAGCGGGGAGTGCTGGTGTCCCTCTATGAGGCAGGCATCACTGTGGGCATCCTGCTCTCCTATGCCCTCAACTATGCACTGGCTGGTACCCCCTGGGGATGGAGGCACATGTTCGGctgggccactgcacctgctgTCCTGCAATCCctcagcctcctcttcctccctgctgGTACAGATGAGACTGCAGCACACAAGGACCTCATCCCACTCCAGGGAGGTGAGGCCCCCAAGCTGGGCCCAGGGAGGCCACGGTACTCCTTTCTGGACCTCTTCAGGGCACGGGATAACATGCGAGGCCGGACCACAGTGGGCCTGGGGCTGGTGCTCTTCCAGCAACTAACAGGGCAGCCCAACGTGCTGTGCTATGCCTCCACCATCTTCAGCTCCGTTGGTTTCCATGGGGGATCCTCAGCCGTGCTGGCCTCCGTGGGGCTTGGCGCAGTGAAGGTGGCAGCTACCCTGACCGCCATGGGGCTGGTGGACCGTGCAGGCCGCAGGGCTCTGTTGCTAGCTGGCTGTGCCCTCATGGCCCTGTCCGTCAGCGGCATAGGCCTCGTCAGCTTTGCCGTGCCCATGGACTCAGGCCCAAGCTGCCTGGCTGTGCCCAATGCCACTGGGCAGACAGGCCTCCCTGGAGACTCTGGCCTGCTGCAGGACTCCTCTCTACCTCCCATTCCAAGGACCAATGAGGACCAAAGGGAGCCAATCTTGTCCACTGCTAAGAAAACCAAGCCCCATCCCAGATCTGGAGACCCCTCAGCCCCTCCTCGGCTGGCCCTGAGCTCTGCCCTCCCTGGGCCCCCTCCGCCCGCCCGGGGGCATGCACTGCTGCGCTGGACCGCGCTGCTGTGCCTGATGGTCTTTGTCAGTGCCTTCTCCTTTGGGTTTGGGCCAG TGACCTGGCTTGTCCTCAGCGAGATCTACCCTGTGGAGATACGAGGAAGAGCCTTCGCCTTCTGCAACAGTTTCAACTGGGCGGCCAACCTCTTCATCAGCCTCTCCTTCCTCGATCTCATTG atgggaaaataCATCCTTACCCCGTCCAGCCAGGGAGTCAAAAGACTAGAACCAgccccactgccttccagcctgttGCTCTCCCTGCTGGCGATAGGTCCAGCTGGTCATGGGAGGCTGCCTAA
- the SLC2A10 gene encoding solute carrier family 2, facilitated glucose transporter member 10 isoform X1 yields MGHPPPVLPLCASVSLLGGLTFGYELAVISGALLPLQLDFGLSCLEQEFLVGSLLLGALLASLVGGFLIDCYGRKQAILGSNLVLLAGSLTLGLAGSLAWLVLGRAVVGFAISLSSMACCIYVSELVGPRQRGVLVSLYEAGITVGILLSYALNYALAGTPWGWRHMFGWATAPAVLQSLSLLFLPAGTDETAAHKDLIPLQGGEAPKLGPGRPRYSFLDLFRARDNMRGRTTVGLGLVLFQQLTGQPNVLCYASTIFSSVGFHGGSSAVLASVGLGAVKVAATLTAMGLVDRAGRRALLLAGCALMALSVSGIGLVSFAVPMDSGPSCLAVPNATGQTGLPGDSGLLQDSSLPPIPRTNEDQREPILSTAKKTKPHPRSGDPSAPPRLALSSALPGPPPPARGHALLRWTALLCLMVFVSAFSFGFGPVTWLVLSEIYPVEIRGRAFAFCNSFNWAANLFISLSFLDLIGTIGLSWTFLLYGLTAVLGLGFIYLFVPETKGQSLAEIDQQFQKRRFALSFGHRQNSTGIQYSRIEVSAAS; encoded by the exons GCCACCCCCCACCTGTCCTGCCTTTGTGTGCCTCTGTGTCTTTGCTGGGTGGCCTGACCTTTGGTTATGAACTGGCAGTCATATCAGGTGCGCTGCTGCCACTGCAGCTTGACTTTGGGCTAAGCTGCTTGGAGCAGGAGTTCCTGGTGGGCAGCCTGCTCCTGGGGGCTCTCCTCGCCTCCCTGGTTGGTGGCTTCCTCATTGACTGCTATGGCAGGAAGCAAGCCATCCTCGGGAGCAACTTGGTGCTGCTGGCAGGCAGCCTGACCCTGGGCCTGGCTGGTTCCCTGGCCTGGCTGGTCCTGGGCCGCGCTGTGGTTGGCTTTGCCATTTCCCTCTCCTCCATGGCTTGCTGTATCTACGTGTCAGAGCTGGTGGGGCCACGGCAGCGGGGAGTGCTGGTGTCCCTCTATGAGGCAGGCATCACTGTGGGCATCCTGCTCTCCTATGCCCTCAACTATGCACTGGCTGGTACCCCCTGGGGATGGAGGCACATGTTCGGctgggccactgcacctgctgTCCTGCAATCCctcagcctcctcttcctccctgctgGTACAGATGAGACTGCAGCACACAAGGACCTCATCCCACTCCAGGGAGGTGAGGCCCCCAAGCTGGGCCCAGGGAGGCCACGGTACTCCTTTCTGGACCTCTTCAGGGCACGGGATAACATGCGAGGCCGGACCACAGTGGGCCTGGGGCTGGTGCTCTTCCAGCAACTAACAGGGCAGCCCAACGTGCTGTGCTATGCCTCCACCATCTTCAGCTCCGTTGGTTTCCATGGGGGATCCTCAGCCGTGCTGGCCTCCGTGGGGCTTGGCGCAGTGAAGGTGGCAGCTACCCTGACCGCCATGGGGCTGGTGGACCGTGCAGGCCGCAGGGCTCTGTTGCTAGCTGGCTGTGCCCTCATGGCCCTGTCCGTCAGCGGCATAGGCCTCGTCAGCTTTGCCGTGCCCATGGACTCAGGCCCAAGCTGCCTGGCTGTGCCCAATGCCACTGGGCAGACAGGCCTCCCTGGAGACTCTGGCCTGCTGCAGGACTCCTCTCTACCTCCCATTCCAAGGACCAATGAGGACCAAAGGGAGCCAATCTTGTCCACTGCTAAGAAAACCAAGCCCCATCCCAGATCTGGAGACCCCTCAGCCCCTCCTCGGCTGGCCCTGAGCTCTGCCCTCCCTGGGCCCCCTCCGCCCGCCCGGGGGCATGCACTGCTGCGCTGGACCGCGCTGCTGTGCCTGATGGTCTTTGTCAGTGCCTTCTCCTTTGGGTTTGGGCCAG TGACCTGGCTTGTCCTCAGCGAGATCTACCCTGTGGAGATACGAGGAAGAGCCTTCGCCTTCTGCAACAGTTTCAACTGGGCGGCCAACCTCTTCATCAGCCTCTCCTTCCTCGATCTCATTG GCACCATCGGCTTGTCCTGGACCTTCCTGCTCTACGGACTGACCGCTGTCCTCGGCCTGGGcttcatctatttatttgttcCTGAAACAAAAGGCCAGTCGTTGGCAGAGATAGACCAGCAGTTCCAGAAGAGACG GTTTGCCCTGAGCTTTGGCCACAGGCAGAACTCCACTGGCATCCAGTACAGCCGCATTGAGGTCTCTGCAGCCTCCTGA